The following coding sequences lie in one Streptomyces xiamenensis genomic window:
- the rodA gene encoding rod shape-determining protein RodA: protein MWRWFTDRDSIARRLDWPLLGAALALSLLGATVVYSATRARTDLTGDDPYFFLMRHLLNICIGCGLAALVVWLGHSRLRDLVPVLYAGTLLLCLLVLSPLGSNVNGSQSWIQLGGGFAFQPSELVKVSVILAMATLLAAGVEGDNNSVPDTPAVLRALGLVAVPAVLILATPDVGTTLVLAAIALGVLMSSGAARRWIIGLVTAGLLLAVAVWLLGVLDQYQINRFAAFANPALDPAGVGYNTNQARIAIGSGGLFGQGLFHGSQTLGQFVPEQHTDFIFTVVGEELGFVGGAAVIGLFGVIMWRGCVIAMKSPDVYGTIVAGGIVTWIAFQSFENMGMALGIMPVTGVPLPFLSYGGSSTFAIWIAVGLLLAIQVRRKTKLN, encoded by the coding sequence ATGTGGCGCTGGTTCACGGACCGGGACTCGATCGCGCGGCGCCTGGACTGGCCGCTGCTGGGCGCCGCGCTGGCCCTGTCCCTGCTCGGCGCCACCGTGGTCTACTCGGCCACCCGCGCCCGTACCGACCTCACCGGCGACGACCCGTACTTCTTCCTGATGCGGCACCTGCTGAACATCTGCATCGGCTGCGGCCTGGCCGCCCTCGTGGTCTGGCTGGGGCACAGCAGACTGCGCGACCTGGTCCCCGTGCTGTACGCGGGCACCCTGCTGCTGTGCCTGCTGGTGCTCAGCCCGCTGGGCAGCAATGTGAACGGCTCCCAGAGCTGGATCCAGCTGGGCGGCGGCTTCGCGTTCCAGCCCTCCGAACTGGTGAAGGTGTCCGTCATCCTGGCCATGGCCACCCTGCTGGCCGCCGGGGTGGAGGGGGACAACAACTCGGTGCCCGACACCCCCGCCGTGCTGCGGGCGCTGGGCCTGGTCGCGGTCCCCGCGGTGCTCATCCTGGCCACCCCCGACGTGGGGACGACCCTGGTGCTGGCGGCCATCGCGCTCGGCGTGCTGATGTCCTCCGGCGCCGCGCGCCGCTGGATCATCGGCCTGGTGACGGCCGGGCTGCTGCTGGCCGTCGCGGTGTGGCTGCTGGGCGTGCTCGACCAGTACCAGATCAACCGGTTCGCGGCGTTCGCCAACCCCGCCCTGGACCCGGCGGGGGTCGGGTACAACACCAACCAGGCGCGGATCGCGATCGGTTCGGGCGGACTGTTCGGACAGGGCCTGTTCCACGGGAGCCAGACGCTGGGTCAGTTCGTGCCCGAGCAGCACACCGACTTCATCTTCACGGTGGTGGGGGAGGAGCTCGGCTTCGTGGGCGGGGCGGCGGTCATCGGCCTGTTCGGCGTCATCATGTGGCGCGGCTGCGTGATCGCCATGAAGTCCCCGGACGTGTACGGCACGATCGTGGCCGGCGGCATCGTCACCTGGATCGCCTTCCAGTCCTTCGAGAACATGGGTATGGCCCTGGGCATCATGCCGGTCACCGGGGTGCCGCTGCCGTTCCTGTCCTACGGGGGCTCCTCCACCTTCGCGATCTGGATCGCGGTGGGGCTGCTGCTGGCCATCCAGGTGCGCCGCAAGACGAAACTGAACTAG